aataaactttacCCAGTTCCAGTTCACCTCTCGCTCTGTCCCACCCGGTCTCCCTACAGTTTCTGGCCAGAGGCGGCACAGCCTGCAGTCACCTGCTGAAGTCCCATCTCCTTCTCGTGGGGGCTGCCACACTTGTAATCCATGGAGGCGGGCGGCCGGCAGCGCTTCTTGGCCAGGTGATACCcaacagccagcaggaccagggccGCGCACAGGACGCCCACGGCGATGCCCACCAGGGCACCGGGGTGCAGGTGCTCCATTTTTGGTGGGCTGCGGCTGGGGCCGGGTGTCCAGAGCTCAAAGTCTCCTGAGGAGCCGTCTTCCAGTGGGGTTTTCTGGCAGTGGTTCCTGTCAACGAGCACATAGCCATCGAGGCAGTGGCAGGTGTAGCTGCCGGGCTGGTTGGTGCAGTTGTGGTCACAGAAGTCCATCTCGCACTCATCGATGTCTACACACATGACCGTGTCGTTGCCGGAGGCCTCCTCCAGCAGGAAGCCCTCGGGGCAGTAGCAGGAGTTCGAGCTGCACTCAGCCGGGCACTGGCTGTGGTCACAGTGCAGCACGCAGCGGGAGGGCTCCTGCGCGTGGACAGCGTAGCCAGGCATGCAGCTGCAGCGGTAGCCACCGGGCACGTCCTCGCAGCGGTGCTCGCAGGGTGCCGCGTAGCAGCTGGAGACGGGCTGGCAGTGCTCCCCCACCATCTCATAGCCGTTGTGGCAGCGGCACTCGAAGCCACCCTCGGTGTTCAGGCAGGCCTGCTCGCATAGCCCCGGCGACTCGGTGCAGTCGTCCACATCCTCGCAGCTGCTGCCGTCGGGGGCCAGCCGGTAGCCGGCCTCGCACATGCAGAGGAAGGTGTCGTCGTTGGGCACGCAGTGGTGCTGGCAGGGCGCCCCGGCGCAGGGCGAGGCGCAGCTGCGGCCGTCGGGGCCCAGCGCCTTGCCGgcggggcaggagcagctcggCCGCCCCCCGGGCTCGGCGCAGCTCCCCTCGCAGCCGCCGCCGGCCAGGCGGCAGGACCAGGCGCCGTGCTCGGAGCGGCCCCAgcgcagccccccgccgccggccgcggCCGCGCAgcgcagctccagccccagtgCCGGGACCAGCGCCGTGCTGCCGGGGGGCAGCGCCAGGAATTCCCCGCCGCGGGCGCCGAAGGGCGTGCGGTAGGCGGCGGACAAGCCGTCGGCGGGCGGCAGGCGCGGGCAGCTGTCGGGGTAGTTGTACTCGCAGAGGAAGCCGTCGGCCGGCTCCTCGCAGCCGCGCTCCTCCCAGCGCAGCTCCCGGGACACGGTGGCGCAGCGGCGGCCGCAGCGGCGCCCCGACGGCCCCCAGTTGGCGTAGTCGGTGCGGCTGTCGCCCGTCACCCACTGGAAGCCGCGCAGCCGCTGCTCCGGCTGGGTGCAGGCGGTGGGCAGCCGAAGCCCCAGCCACAGCCGCCCGCTGCggttctgcagcagcagagcgaTGGCCTCCTCGGCCACGGTGGAGCGCACGGTCATCAGGTGCCCGCCGTGCCGCTCGCAGGCGGTGCTGGCGGCGGCGAAGGGCAGCGGCGCCCAGAAGACGGCGAAGCAGTCGTGCTCCAGGCACTGCGCCCCCGacggggcggccgccgcctccgccggcTCCGGCTCCGCCGGCTCCGGCTCGCCCGGCGCCGGCTGCAGCCCGgccagcagcaacagcagcggGAGCCGCCGCATGGCGGCCGGCCGGCACGGCAAATCTCTGGCatggccccgccgccgcccgccgcttTATAGGCGCCCCGGCCCGCCCGGCCGCCCGCCGCAGGAAGGAAGCGCCTCCGGGGacgggccccgccgccgccgccgctgttGCGCCCAGGGATtgcggcgggggcggccccggcacTGAGTAAatccccgccgccccccggccccgcccggcccccccGCGCCGCAAGGCTCCGGGCAGGACCCGCCCGGGCGTTCCCgcggggtggggatggggatggggagggggggggaaggggcgGTGTGCGCCCCCTCGGGGGGAGGgcggcagggctgggtgccGCAGGGATGGgcgggggagggaaggaaaagtgaaaaaaaaagaaaaaaaaagaaaaaaaaaaaaaagagagagaagaaaagagaagaaaagaaactagaagagaataaaaagaaaaaaaaataataagaaaaacaaaaaaaataagaaaaaaataggaaaaaaaaaaagaaaaatagaaaaaaaatatacgtAAAGAGgaatggaagggaagggaagggagggaagggaagggaagggaagggaagggaagggaagggaagggaaggaagggaagggaagggaagggaagggaagggaagggaagggaagggaagggaagggaagggaagggaaaagacgtcaaatagtttttaaaagaagagagCGTAAGGAAAAGAGATCCAAGAcgaagagaaggagaagaaggagcaccacagggcagcaggagctgccaagGAGCCCCTGGCACAGCAAGGCCAAACTGGGAGAGGGGCAGTGGGGGCCCAGCAGCGCCCAGGGAACAGAGTGAGGCCCTGTGACCCCCGCTCGCCTTCTAGCCCTGTGGGGATGGACATATAATCAGCATGGGGACAGAGAGCCAGACAGGTGGCAGGGAGTCAGCCAGGACCACGTCCGAGCAGTACAAGGAGAGCCACGGCTCCAGGCTCTGCAACAGCTTGTCCCCTTCCAGGTTCCTATCCTTGCAGGATCCACCTGTATGATCGGAACATATccaagagcaaaataaaactgaaaagcaaacatctaAAGCTTCACCACTCAAGGAAAAGGGcatccagccttttttttttttttttttctccagtttaaaTAGCGGTGTTTTTCCTGGAAGGCTCAGCCACAGCAGTCAGCTCTGGGGACCCATGCAGAGCCCCAGGGCCATGCTGCCTCATCCCGCTTCCCGCAGGGAGgttacttcatttatttcatttatcatCACAGCTCGGCTCCCCAGACATCCTCTTTGCCCCCcagggggctggtggcagcaacTCCAAGTGGGGAAAAAGGGATAGATGGGGGAAAGTTGTAATAGCTGTCATTAATAACTCTAATAACTGTAATGGGCTCTCTCCCTGTCCCAGGGCGACTCTCTTGCCCTGACTTTATGGGACAGTCCATTGCTTTGGAGCAGGACAAATCTATCTGTGGGACCTCAAAAAGGAGTTCTGTCCAGCACCTGCCACTCCCTGggtgaaaataaatcacacctccgacagcagctctgctgctcctcacctcTGCAGAAGGAGCAAACCCCCCTTTCCCAGAGCTGTCCTGGAGGGAAATTGTCACTGACACTTGGTAATGCTGACTTTCCTTCACTTTAATAAGAGCTTTTcccctgttttcattttgtgtttcctttttttttttttttttttccacttcttgtGCCTAaactctcttctcctttcttgttctgtttgttttgttttcagaagcaacaCAGCAAAATAATGGGGAAGGGTCAGAGAAAACAAcggaaaaagcaaaaagataaaatgtaatcagtgaaaaaaaaaatctgtgttgttgttttttaagatattaTACGAACATAAGTGTCAATTCAAGCCCGCATGATGAAGAGTGCTTTGAAGCGTTCCAGCAGGAGCTACAGCAGCGCCCAGGCAGTGCTCCCCCAAGCCATGGGCTGTGTGCCCGCGTCCCTTCCCACAGCCAGCCACAGGCCTGCTGGGAGCGGAGACACGTCCCCGGGGCAGGAGACTTGAGGGCAACCACGCTTTGATAACGCTTTTCTGTTCCAATGGTCGTTTCCCTCCAGTGCCTCCAACCACCACAGGCGTTTGCTCATGTGGCCCCGACAGGCTGAGTCACAGACAGAGAAATGCCTTTCCTGCTGACATCCCGCTTTTCCTTTATAAAAGTGGATTAATCATGAGGCTCTGCCATTTAAAGTTATTGCAAGACTATTGCTGGCTGCCCATTGTGATAACCTTTTGCATTACTGCAGCCTGAGTCATCTGAAATGTCACCGTCACCCCTCTGccagggggctgctggcagcgggTATGTCCAGGGGGGCTGACCTGTGGTTACGGGGTATGTGATGTGGATCTTGTTGGCTTGCATGTTGGATTTGGGAAACacagctccttctccagctttgcAAGCAGATTTTGCGTGTCTTGCAGAGAGAGGTGCAGCACGGCGTCAGAGGTGCAAAGCCATAAATCTGACTGCAGAAATTAGAGGATattatgacaatattttttaCCCTGCTAGCCTGCCTCAACCGGGGGCTCAGCCTCAGAAACAAGGATttcaaattttggaaaaaaaaaaaaagtctgaaatattttttgtcctgACAGGGCATGTGGCTGGCCCTGATTGCACCCAGCCTAGCCATCCCACAGCCGGCAGGGCACAGAGCTCATCTGCACCAAGGGCATTTAATTGGCTGCAGATCAATTAAGAGAACTACTTAAGGCAGTTTTCTGGTTAGGCTACTTTCCTTGTAATGGTGTTGGAGAAGGCAGTACTGGGGAGGTCACATCACGTGATGAGtgaaggtgtttgtttgtttttaatagggAAAATAATAACTTTGCTTGTGTCTCTATTGCCTCTTGAAGCCATATTTTCAGTGCAGGTGCAGGGGGCACACTTGGGAATGCTGGATTTTTATCCTCCAGCAAGGCTTTAGGAAATCCTACCTCCTGGTTGCAGGGAGAGCCCTGAAGCTTGCCCTGTGCCTGCTTTCCAGGGGGACAGGGGCTGTGAAGAGCTGGGAAGCGCTCAGAGGGGTCAGATGAGGTCAGAAGCAGTGCCCCTTGCCTCCATGTGAGCTGTgtgtgcccagctcctgctcgcCTGGGAGAGGATCAGCACTTCTTTCCTCTAGGCTAAGACCTGAGactcctgattttcttttattttaatgtctccCTGCCCTAAGCCAGTATTGGGGAATTAATTGGTGTATCTTCCTCAAATGATGGCTCCCAGGCAGCTCAATGTACAGAGGACAGAAGCTTTTAagctcctctctgctcagctggACAAAGTTTGGGGTCCCAGGACTGGGGAAATACTGAGAGTTTTGTTTATGTGACTACATGACGCTCTGAACCTCTGCGGCGAGCTTTCTGTTGAACCTTGCTTCATCCCAAGTGCttgcacagcagctggagccacCCAAGGAGCATGCTGGGTCTTTCTTCAGGAAACCCCCCTTGTTCCTCCCCCACATTGTCACCAGCAGCACTCAGATCTCCTTGGCAAGGAACCAGCCTTGCTTATCGGCCTCAGAAGGACTTCAAGGACCCAAATGCCAAGAagtatttacaaatatatatatatacataaataataaaatgaggaaatgggcagacatttaaaacatctgtttttgcATAGTGTGACTCTGTGGGACTTGAAGCAAGGCACATAGTATTGTTGTAGATTATATTAACATTACTCAATACCTTTTCTCTGAATTCTTCTGGTGGAGGCTGTTTTCTTGCAGCACATTTCCTCatgaaatagcaaaaaaaaaagtactgggGGTGGCTGAATTACCACACTGTGCTCCTTTCCTTTGGCTTAGGTGCGAAGCCCTTGCAGGAGGAACCCTGTGTCCTCTGCTCCCATGCAACATGCactgacctcagctgctcctcagccacGCAAAATGAATCGCATTACTAGGACCATGCCTTATCCTCACGGGGCAATACCAGGGCAGCTAGAGCAAGGCTGGACATGCTTCTTTACGGAGTGTGGAGGCACTGAATATTCACCGCAACATGTAGTGTCcatttcttgtttatttttaaatgctatttaagGAAAATGCCAGTGACTGGTCAAGGGCCACATGAATGTCGCTGCAAGCATGGGTGATATTAGTGGTTTCCTGTGCTGTTGAGGCTTTTCCCTTGTCTTTTGAGTATTAACCTTTAGACTTCCAAGGCTGGCCTTTCCTTGGCAATGAAGAAGAGCAGACTGAAAGCAGCAGTCTTGCGTGGGGGCAGAGATCATCCTGGGGCCTTGTTGGATGTGATGCAGATGGGCCCCGTTcagggcagcagtgctgcttggGGCCCAGCCACCCCAAAGTGGAGGAGATACCCACAAAAGGCTGAGATACCACTGGCGCGGCTGTGTGCCCGATGAGCGCCAACAGTGAGATGATTTGTTagtgctgccctgtgctgtgaGAAATTAATTACATGTACCAAGTGATTAGGTTTTGATGATATATGTATCAAAAATTACTGAAGACACATTCTGTTCAGATTTTATTTGGTGTTTCATCAGCAAAGTAGCAGTGTTATTCAATATGTGAgataacctttttcttttagttgaaGGCAACTGTGTGGCTTTAGTGCTGTACCATTGCTGTACGGATGACAAAGTCAATACTGATAGGCAATTTTCATGAAAGACGAGGCACATCTTAATTCTGGAccataaaaatataacaattaaCACTTACAAACAATTTGATGCATTCAAAGCATTTCGGACATGTTGGCTGGCCAGTCCTGCCATCTTGACGGCAAGACAGGTCTTGCTGACCATTAAACATCATCTATACAAATGGAATGATGATGCTGaacatcccctctctcctgACTCTATGCTGGGGATACCAAACTGTCTGATCCCATTTCTATTTGCTTTAGCCCATGGTTTTCACCAGGCCCTGGATAACTCCCTGATGAGGaccaaaacatttctgctgctttcacagaggAAAGCAGGTAGATGGGAGGTGTAATGGCCCCTGGGGGAGGAAGCTACATCAGGAAATAATCTCACCTGAGAGAACCTGACCTAAACCTAGGCACAAATTAGTGTTTTCCCTCTGCTGGACCCACTACAACACTCCATTGGTAGCACAGTACACACATCAGAATACAAAAGTCTGTAGAAGGAATCAGGATTATAGGTTTTACTGAGGGGGTTTTGGAATAATTAACTCAGGTTTTTACCAGCTCTGAGTCTCTACTCATGcttcctcttccatttttcagGGTGGAATCAGTGTGCTACCTACAACAATTAATGGATACTGTAATTGAAAAACATGGCAGGAAAAACTCCCGAGGCTATTAAGGTTTTGCAAACACCTCAGCTTTTGATCAAGCAAGCCAAGCAGTCCCTGAACTGTGGGGTGCATCGCTGTGACTGCCTCTTCCCCACGCAGACCCTGAGTCAGCATCACCCACCCGTGCAGGCTTAATTTTATGTATGTAGGTtgtcccactgatttcagtaggATTATTCATTCGtttaatttattaatgtattCCAAATGCTCTGCTGGCTTGTTGTCACAACAAAGACATGGTATGAACTTTCTGCAGGACTTCCAAGAATGCCACCGCTGCATTCACTACTTCTCTGAACCACTgtgcagagaaaaggaagcatgaacagaacattaaaaaacatttctatcaGCTAGGAgctacattttcctgttttttattttacaatggagaaatgaagaattaaaaacagcaggaaagggGTTTCTTCCACACACAGAAGAACAGGATGCAGGTCGCTGCCCACAGCAAAATCCTTTGTATTCAGTTCCCATTTCTGTTGCAATTAAGCCTCAAGTACAcaataaaaacagcagaatcTTCAGGAAACTTGTGTACCCTTCAAATCACATGCTTATTCTTTAGCACTTTTTTGCCTTGTAGAGCTCTGGGTTGCTGCGGTACATAATGAAGCTAGCTAGCCCTGCTTGCCCTGGAAGATGTACTCCTGTTGAACTAAGGCAGCATTTTGCAGTGATGCCAGTGCTCACTAGAGACTGTTTTCAAACCTACAGGATTCCCTCTCCTCCAAGGGAGCAAGCCTACAGATTGATCTCTAGTAAAGCATGGAGCAAGCCAGGAAAAATCTTCCTGTCCTGTTTGGAGGCTGTACCATCGGTGTGCAGGCTGTGTGatgccttcctcctgctcaggTGAAAGGTGCTTGCTCACATCAAGTCCCACCAAAACAAAGAGGACTGCTCCCCAAAGCACAGTGGTCAGGTCTtcgtggtgctgcagcaggtgccTGCATATCCCTGTGAGCTGGTAGcgagcccagcagctccttctgccCTTTCTGCTTCACAGGGAATGCAAACCCAAAGGGAGATGCACCTTCCCTCTGCTTTGCAGCACTGAAACAGACTGGGGAGCAGCTTTACCCTGAGAGAGCATTTGCTTTGAATGGAAGTTAGAAGCTTTATACAGTAGTTAGCAAACATACAATATCCAGTGCATTGTTTACGgggaaaaggatggaaaaaacaTTCAGGCTGGGCCCCACACAAGCTTAGCCCAAGCAATCAGGAAGGGATCCTGCCCAAAAAATATGATACAACAGGAAAAGTCTGGTCTTTTGTCTGGCTGAGTTTGAAGGAGAGCATTGTTTTGTGTACTTTGCAAGTGTGTTTGCTCAGAATAAACTGCAAATGGGAGAATGGTTCTTCCTAAATGTAGTTTCTCCTACCTTTTTTATCATATGCTCTCTGTCTTGGCCCCTTGTTCAAAAGGTCTGGATTTGCAGCTTTCCTGCAAGCTCACACCTCCCAAGCTCAGCAAGGTGGTTAAGTTCCTAGCTTTAGGGGGGAGCTTTGGGAGGGAGCATCGCTATCTCACTCCTCCAAAAGCGGTGCACCCACACAGGCATGAGTATGGCTCTGGGAAGCAGTGTGGGGCTGAAGAGCTCCACTGCCCTTAcagtccctgctctgctggaggaggTTTCTGCTGCTGGAGTTCTAAAAAGGTTTATTCAATTACTTGATTACTTCTGTAATTacattttagaaggaaaaaaaaagaaaggaaaaaaaaaactatcaacaacaaaaactagcTGCTCGTGGCTGCAGTTACCGATTCTTGCTTTAGTAAAATGATTAAGAATTTGAAACCCATTTCAACGAGAACAAGGGGAAGATGGGGGTTGAACAGCAGATTCCTGCTGCAGTGTAAAGAAGGTAGTGGGGGGGGGGtacagtagcattttttttggAATGACAAAAGATTggaagggcagcagggaaactgctgcttttgcacccctgcattttaaatataagcaGGGGAGACCAAATTACACGGGAAAttaattgcttttcctttggaagCCAAATCAATATTTcacatttgatatttttaagcCCAGTTAGGTTTTGCAGAGCTAAAGAGCAACCTGGGCAGGTAATTGCAACCTCATCCCATCTAAACCTGTCTGTTCCCTATTAACCCTTTATGTCAAGGAGCAGAGGTTTATACATCAGCTAACATTCCAGACCTTTTGCCATAAGGAATGATTTTGGATGCCTTCATATCTGTGCATCTGCCTCTCAGACCTGCCTTTTCTGAGAGAGAATCAGGTCCTGCCTTACCTGAAGCCCCAAGACTAGCTTTCAGATGTGAAGGCATGCAAAATCATCTTGGACAGATAGCATcacccctctccttccccacccctgcccctcccccccaatttttttcccctctacaaAACACACTCCTTGCCACTTGTAGCTCCACATCCCTGCTCCCCCGGAGGCGCGGGTGCTGTTACCTGCGCTCGCCGCCTGCCCCACCGCGGCTCTCCGGCTGCTCGGGTACC
The nucleotide sequence above comes from Aythya fuligula isolate bAytFul2 chromosome 3, bAytFul2.pri, whole genome shotgun sequence. Encoded proteins:
- the THBD gene encoding thrombomodulin is translated as MRRLPLLLLLAGLQPAPGEPEPAEPEPAEAAAAPSGAQCLEHDCFAVFWAPLPFAAASTACERHGGHLMTVRSTVAEEAIALLLQNRSGRLWLGLRLPTACTQPEQRLRGFQWVTGDSRTDYANWGPSGRRCGRRCATVSRELRWEERGCEEPADGFLCEYNYPDSCPRLPPADGLSAAYRTPFGARGGEFLALPPGSTALVPALGLELRCAAAAGGGGLRWGRSEHGAWSCRLAGGGCEGSCAEPGGRPSCSCPAGKALGPDGRSCASPCAGAPCQHHCVPNDDTFLCMCEAGYRLAPDGSSCEDVDDCTESPGLCEQACLNTEGGFECRCHNGYEMVGEHCQPVSSCYAAPCEHRCEDVPGGYRCSCMPGYAVHAQEPSRCVLHCDHSQCPAECSSNSCYCPEGFLLEEASGNDTVMCVDIDECEMDFCDHNCTNQPGSYTCHCLDGYVLVDRNHCQKTPLEDGSSGDFELWTPGPSRSPPKMEHLHPGALVGIAVGVLCAALVLLAVGYHLAKKRCRPPASMDYKCGSPHEKEMGLQQVTAGCAASGQKL